The following are encoded in a window of Nibricoccus aquaticus genomic DNA:
- a CDS encoding amidase family protein, whose translation MLRSIRFCLLASFWLFLLLQLRAAQFDLSTATISDLNAAFDSGALTSEKLVQLSLARIDAYDKKGPALNTIITLKDRAAALAEARALDAERKAKGPRSPLHGIVVLAKDVYDTADMPTSGGFKPMATSQPSRDSFVIARLRASGAIVLAKLNQSDWYGVASSGGSTLGGQVLTPYNLKKFPGGSSSGTGSAIAAWFGTVGLGSDTTGSIVIPTALNNLVGFSTTHGLVSRTGMMWSSPSQENGGPMARSVYDCAAVLDSIAGYDPADLATQASVGKLPEAPYTSFVKKDGLKGARIGVLREMIRSGPLHTDGIALGEKAIEDMKKAGAVIVDPVLTGLVLHQTQVDASAYPYEVASAIDKYLSALPPSAPIRSVKEMIEKAPDLVKPAIVASAKLGAPDRNPQFAAALKHQKVLRDALIGVMDKYELDALVLPFRTYRIEDLAGMPKTNRQESRNQLASVTGLPAIIVPGGFFDDGMPFAMEFLGRPFSEPKLITVASGYEAVSAHRKSPATTPALTGEKITY comes from the coding sequence ATGCTCCGCTCTATCCGCTTCTGCCTTCTGGCCTCCTTCTGGCTTTTTCTCCTGTTGCAACTGCGCGCCGCGCAGTTCGATCTCTCCACAGCAACGATCTCGGACCTCAACGCCGCCTTCGACTCCGGCGCGCTCACCTCCGAAAAACTCGTCCAGCTCTCCCTCGCCCGCATCGACGCCTACGATAAAAAGGGCCCGGCACTGAACACCATTATCACCCTCAAAGACCGCGCCGCCGCCCTCGCCGAAGCCCGCGCCCTCGACGCCGAGCGTAAAGCCAAAGGCCCTCGCTCCCCGCTGCACGGTATCGTCGTCCTCGCCAAGGACGTCTACGACACCGCCGACATGCCCACCTCCGGCGGCTTCAAGCCCATGGCAACGTCGCAGCCTTCCCGCGACTCCTTCGTCATCGCCCGCCTCCGCGCCTCCGGAGCCATCGTTCTCGCGAAGCTCAATCAATCCGACTGGTACGGCGTCGCTTCCAGCGGCGGCAGCACCCTCGGCGGCCAGGTGCTCACTCCGTACAACCTGAAAAAATTCCCCGGCGGCTCCAGCTCCGGCACCGGTTCCGCCATCGCCGCATGGTTCGGCACCGTCGGCCTCGGCTCCGACACCACCGGCTCCATCGTCATTCCCACCGCCCTCAACAACCTCGTCGGCTTCTCCACCACCCACGGCCTCGTCTCCCGCACCGGCATGATGTGGAGCTCACCTTCCCAGGAAAACGGCGGCCCCATGGCCCGCTCCGTCTACGACTGCGCCGCCGTCCTGGATTCGATTGCCGGATACGATCCCGCCGACCTCGCTACTCAGGCTTCCGTCGGAAAACTCCCCGAAGCGCCCTACACGAGCTTCGTCAAAAAAGACGGCCTCAAAGGCGCCCGCATCGGCGTCCTCCGCGAGATGATCCGCTCCGGCCCTCTCCACACCGACGGCATTGCTCTCGGCGAAAAAGCCATCGAGGACATGAAGAAAGCCGGCGCCGTCATCGTCGATCCCGTCCTCACCGGCCTCGTCCTCCATCAAACCCAAGTCGACGCCTCCGCCTATCCCTACGAGGTCGCCTCCGCCATCGACAAATACCTCTCTGCCCTTCCGCCGTCCGCGCCCATCCGCTCCGTGAAAGAGATGATCGAAAAAGCGCCCGACCTCGTGAAGCCCGCCATCGTCGCCAGCGCGAAGCTCGGCGCTCCCGATCGCAACCCGCAGTTCGCCGCCGCTCTCAAACACCAGAAGGTCCTCCGCGACGCTCTCATCGGCGTCATGGACAAATATGAACTCGATGCCCTCGTCCTACCTTTCCGCACCTACCGCATCGAGGACCTCGCCGGCATGCCTAAAACGAACCGCCAGGAATCGCGCAACCAGCTCGCCTCCGTCACCGGCCTCCCCGCCATCATCGTCCCCGGCGGCTTCTTCGACGACGGCATGCCCTTCGCGATGGAGTTCCTCGGCCGCCCCTTCTCCGAGCCAAAATTGATCACCGTCGCCAGCGGCTACGAAGCCGTCTCCGCGCACCGCAAGTCCCCCGCCACCACACCCGCCCTCACAGGCGAAAAGATCACCTACTGA
- a CDS encoding SulP family inorganic anion transporter, whose amino-acid sequence MSTQTYKHQWFGNPVRDLVAGTVVALALIPEAIAFSIIAGVDPRVGLYASFCIAVVIAFVGGRSGMISAATGAMSLLMVTLVKEHGLQYLFAATLLTGVIQIIAGFLKLGNLMRFVARSVVIGFVNALAILIFLAQLPEFTGQGWLMYACVAGGLAIIYGLPRLTKAVPSPLVCIVVLTGLSVWLGWGENNLLRTVGDMGALPSTLPVFLFPDIPFTWETLMIILPYSLPLAVVGLLESLMTATIVDDYTDTGSDKNRECTGQGVANIASGLFGGMAGCAMIGQTVINVKSGGRGRLSTFWAGAFLLFLIVMLGDWVARIPMAALVAVMIMVSIGTFSWASLKNIRVYPKSATFVTFATVAIVVGTHNLALGVGAGVLLSALCFAAKIARLLHVTSHLSADGSERIYHVRGQLFFASTTAFVAAFDLREKLQKVTLDVTHAHFWDTTSINALDKIVIKYRQQGVTVELVGLNAASKAIVERLAIYDRTGAADAVSAH is encoded by the coding sequence GTCGATCCTCGGGTCGGCCTCTATGCCTCGTTCTGCATAGCGGTCGTGATCGCCTTTGTCGGCGGGCGCTCGGGCATGATTTCGGCCGCCACGGGCGCGATGTCGCTGCTCATGGTCACGCTCGTGAAGGAGCACGGGCTGCAATACCTATTTGCGGCCACCTTGCTCACGGGCGTCATTCAGATCATCGCCGGTTTTCTGAAACTGGGTAATCTTATGCGCTTCGTGGCCCGGTCCGTGGTGATCGGCTTCGTCAATGCGCTCGCGATCCTCATCTTCCTTGCGCAGCTGCCGGAGTTCACGGGGCAAGGCTGGCTCATGTATGCCTGCGTCGCGGGTGGACTCGCGATTATCTACGGCCTGCCGCGGCTGACCAAGGCGGTGCCTTCGCCGCTGGTGTGCATCGTCGTGCTGACGGGGCTCTCCGTGTGGCTGGGGTGGGGCGAAAACAATCTGCTGCGCACGGTTGGAGATATGGGCGCACTGCCTTCGACGCTTCCGGTGTTTCTCTTCCCCGACATTCCGTTCACGTGGGAAACGTTGATGATCATTCTGCCTTACTCGTTGCCGCTGGCGGTGGTGGGTCTGCTGGAGTCGTTGATGACGGCGACGATCGTGGATGATTATACGGATACGGGCAGCGATAAGAACCGGGAATGCACGGGGCAAGGCGTGGCCAACATCGCCTCCGGTTTATTCGGCGGCATGGCCGGATGTGCGATGATCGGCCAGACTGTCATCAACGTGAAGTCCGGCGGACGCGGACGGCTCTCCACGTTTTGGGCGGGGGCATTTTTGCTGTTTCTCATTGTGATGCTCGGTGACTGGGTGGCGCGCATCCCGATGGCTGCGCTGGTCGCGGTGATGATCATGGTGTCGATCGGCACGTTTAGTTGGGCGTCGCTGAAAAACATCCGGGTGTATCCGAAGTCGGCCACGTTTGTGACTTTTGCCACGGTCGCGATCGTCGTCGGCACGCATAATCTGGCGCTTGGCGTGGGGGCGGGCGTGCTCCTGAGCGCGTTGTGCTTCGCGGCGAAGATCGCGCGGCTGCTGCATGTGACCTCGCATTTGAGCGCGGATGGGTCGGAGCGAATTTACCACGTGCGCGGGCAGCTTTTTTTCGCGTCCACGACTGCGTTCGTAGCGGCGTTCGATCTACGGGAAAAACTTCAGAAGGTGACGCTCGATGTCACTCATGCGCATTTTTGGGACACGACCTCGATCAACGCTCTGGATAAGATCGTGATCAAATACCGCCAGCAAGGTGTCACCGTCGAGCTGGTGGGACTGAACGCTGCGAGCAAGGCGATCGTCGAACGGCTGGCGATCTATGACCGGACGGGAGCGGCTGATGCGGTATCCGCGCACTAA